A stretch of Caenorhabditis elegans chromosome IV DNA encodes these proteins:
- the F49C12.6 gene encoding Transmembrane protein 144 (Confirmed by transcript evidence) produces the protein MEKDTTLGIVCAVVSAITFGSTYVPLKWFHKGDGLYFQWVQSLGQLLVGVAVAMTTAPAPIHPIAMLSGMFYSVGNSLTVFIMDGIGLAIGYLLWNTVTCVVGWAVTRFGLFANPQQYPKSDWLNILGVVTVCVGGAIYAPIKHIPARVRPAPWSLEEDNYKDDPLVVKEVSCTRRILCLFLTIFVGFLYGNFLTPINYIIANEPGSHQDVRAYILSYCLGSFVTSTVIFFVYSIVKKNVPLVNAELSMPSIISGILYGIAVTTFFMANQHLDQVIAYPILSKAPGIIVSLWAIFLFKEIQGKKDIIQLYIGIFVTLLGIAFISLSKVEF, from the exons ATGGAAAAAGATACAACTCTTGGAATCGTGTGTGCTGTTGTTTCTGCAATCACATTCGGTTCCACTTATGTTCCATTGAAATGGTTTCATAAAGGAGATGGGTTGTATTTCCAATGGGTTCAGTCACTTGGACAGCTTTTGGTTGGAGTTGCTGTTGCAATGACAACAGCTCCAGCACCAATTCACCCTATTGCGATGTTGAGTGGGATGTTCTATTCAGTCG GAAACTCTCTGACAGTTTTCATCATGGACGGAATTGGTTTAGCAATTGGATATCTTCTCTGGAATACTGTTACTT GCGTTGTGGGCTGGGCTGTCACCCGATTTGGACTGTTTGCCAACCCTCAACAATATCCAAAAAGTGACTGGTTAAATATTTTGGGTGTGGTTACGGTATGTGTTGGAGGAGCTATTTATGCACCGATCAAGCATATCCCCGCAAGAGTGAGACCTGCTCCATGGAGTTTGGAAGAAGATAATTATAAAGATGACCCATTGGTTGTGAAGGAGGTTTCGTGCACAAGAAGAATATT ATGCCTATTCCTAACAATTTTCGTTGGTTTCCTTTACGGCAACTTCTTGACCCCAATCAACTATATAATTGCCAATGAGCCCGGTTCACATCAAGATGTTCGTGCATACATCCTTTCTTATTGTCTTGGATCATTTGTTACATCTACTGTAATCTTCTTCGTTTACTCAATTGTAAAGAAGAACGTTCCACTTGTGAATGCGGAGTTATCAATGCCATCTattatttctggaattttatatGGAATTGCGGtcacaacatttttcatgGCAAATCAACACTTGGATCAA GTTATCGCGTACCCAATTCTTTCCAAAGCTCCTGGAATAATTGTCAGCTTGTGGGcaattttcttattcaaaGAAATTCAAGGAAAGAAGGATATTATACAATTGTACATTGGAATATTCGTGACACTTCTTGGAATCGCATTCATTTCTTTGTCAAAAGTAGAATTTTGA
- the F49C12.7 gene encoding CHK kinase-like domain-containing protein (Confirmed by transcript evidence): protein MGLCQSTVDVSPAKSNSEENVEKERKAISEMLKTAELADGLLGTTLQWEDVQKIAEESAGHNLKIGEKKTIKPLAEGVGLQSLLGIAEIDWEVEGDDKAPYPNKFALKIGSPVALLQALEAQAAKLPPDVAANISDEFISFLPPCHNSENYFYKYIQSLPKLDILPDFYFGNQIELEKDGNYSKGCIAIELVEDIKTLSPLENFSDDQMLQVLDALAKLQVQFINLSEDKRREAPHQGLSGLYSPFKDWFLQLNNGLMALFPDPEMQKLTETFATTLPEIITADELDLVPCKLGMKKVFVHGDLWSANIMWNQEGHLKKLIDFQMIHFGLAATDLARVMNTCLSPEERHANKEKYLKHYFDCLTKHCKEDDHPVPFDLEQLTTTYNLAYPRVSAYLLPALTAVLELSQCQTFLQNQWLLVHLFRRSKEFIRILSQPMKVVRKSKTGCI from the exons ATGGGACTTTGCCAATCTACAGTGGACGTTTCCCCAGCAAAATCGAATTCCgaagaaaatgtggaaaaaga aagaaaagcAATATCAGAGATGCTTAAAACCGCAGAGCTGGCAGATGGACTCCTAGGAACCACTCTTCAATGGGAAGATGTACAGAAAATTGCAGAAGAGAGTGCGGGACATAACCTGAAAATAGGAGAGAAGAAGACAATCAAACCTTTGGCAGAGGGagtt GGGCTTCAATCTCTGTTAGGTATCGCTGAAATTGATTGGGAAGTCGAAGGAGATGACAAGGCTCCATATCCAAACAAATTTGCGTTGAAGATTGGATCACCTGTGGCATTGCTTC aagCTCTAGAAGCACAAGCTGCAAAGTTACCCCCAGATGTGGCAGCAAACATTTCGGATGAGTTTATAAGTTTTTTACCTCCg TGCcataattctgaaaactacTTCTACAAATACATTCAAAGTCTTCCAAAACTTGACATTCTTCCTGATTTCTACTTTGGAAATCAGATCGAATTAGAAAAAGATGGGAATTATTCGAAAGGATGTATTGCAATCGAACTTGTTGAAGATATCAAAACTCTTTCTccattggaaaatttcagtgatgATCAGATGCTTCAGGTTCTAGATGCCCTCGCCAAACTTCAAgttcaatttataaatttatccGAAGATAAGAGAAGAGAGGCCCCACATCAAGGATTATCAGGACTTTATTCTCCGTTTAAAGATTGGTTCCTCCAGTTGAATAACGGGCTAATGGCTCTCTTCCCCGACccagaaatgcaaaaattgactgaaaccTTTGCAACAACTCTTCCTGAAATAATAACAGCTGATGAATTGGATTTAGTTCCATGCAAACTTGGAATGAAGAAGGTATTTGTGCATGGTGATTTATGGTCAGCAAATATTATGTGGAATCAAGAAGGACATTTGAAGAAGTTGATCGATTTTCAG ATGATTCATTTTGGTTTGGCTGCAACTGATTTGGCACGTGTGATGAATACTTGTTTAAGTCCAGAAGAACGTCATGCTAATAAGGAAAAGTATCTTAAACATTACTTTGACTGTCTTACAAAACATTGCAAAGAAGATGATCATCCAGTGCCCTTTGATTTAGAGCAG ctaacaACCACCTACAACTTGGCATATCCTCGAGTCTCAGCCTACCTGCTCCCTGCTCTGACAGCAGTTCTAGaa ttgtCTCAATGCCAAACATTCCTGCAAAACCAATGGTTATTGGTTCATTTATTTCGAAGGTCAAAGGAATTTATTCGGATATTATCGCAACCCATGAAAGTCGTCCGGAAATCTAAAACTGGGTGTATATAA
- the F49C12.7 gene encoding CHK kinase-like domain-containing protein (Confirmed by transcript evidence) produces the protein MGLCQSTVDVSPAKSNSEENVEKERKAISEMLKTAELADGLLGTTLQWEDVQKIAEESAGHNLKIGEKKTIKPLAEGVGLQSLLGIAEIDWEVEGDDKAPYPNKFALKIGSPVALLQALEAQAAKLPPDVAANISDEFISFLPPCHNSENYFYKYIQSLPKLDILPDFYFGNQIELEKDGNYSKGCIAIELVEDIKTLSPLENFSDDQMLQVLDALAKLQVQFINLSEDKRREAPHQGLSGLYSPFKDWFLQLNNGLMALFPDPEMQKLTETFATTLPEIITADELDLVPCKLGMKKVFVHGDLWSANIMWNQEGHLKKLIDFQMIHFGLAATDLARVMNTCLSPEERHANKEKYLKHYFDCLTKHCKEDDHPVPFDLEQLTTTYNLAYPRVSAYLLPALTAVLEKVVSMPNIPAKPMVIGSFISKVKGIYSDIIATHESRPEI, from the exons ATGGGACTTTGCCAATCTACAGTGGACGTTTCCCCAGCAAAATCGAATTCCgaagaaaatgtggaaaaaga aagaaaagcAATATCAGAGATGCTTAAAACCGCAGAGCTGGCAGATGGACTCCTAGGAACCACTCTTCAATGGGAAGATGTACAGAAAATTGCAGAAGAGAGTGCGGGACATAACCTGAAAATAGGAGAGAAGAAGACAATCAAACCTTTGGCAGAGGGagtt GGGCTTCAATCTCTGTTAGGTATCGCTGAAATTGATTGGGAAGTCGAAGGAGATGACAAGGCTCCATATCCAAACAAATTTGCGTTGAAGATTGGATCACCTGTGGCATTGCTTC aagCTCTAGAAGCACAAGCTGCAAAGTTACCCCCAGATGTGGCAGCAAACATTTCGGATGAGTTTATAAGTTTTTTACCTCCg TGCcataattctgaaaactacTTCTACAAATACATTCAAAGTCTTCCAAAACTTGACATTCTTCCTGATTTCTACTTTGGAAATCAGATCGAATTAGAAAAAGATGGGAATTATTCGAAAGGATGTATTGCAATCGAACTTGTTGAAGATATCAAAACTCTTTCTccattggaaaatttcagtgatgATCAGATGCTTCAGGTTCTAGATGCCCTCGCCAAACTTCAAgttcaatttataaatttatccGAAGATAAGAGAAGAGAGGCCCCACATCAAGGATTATCAGGACTTTATTCTCCGTTTAAAGATTGGTTCCTCCAGTTGAATAACGGGCTAATGGCTCTCTTCCCCGACccagaaatgcaaaaattgactgaaaccTTTGCAACAACTCTTCCTGAAATAATAACAGCTGATGAATTGGATTTAGTTCCATGCAAACTTGGAATGAAGAAGGTATTTGTGCATGGTGATTTATGGTCAGCAAATATTATGTGGAATCAAGAAGGACATTTGAAGAAGTTGATCGATTTTCAG ATGATTCATTTTGGTTTGGCTGCAACTGATTTGGCACGTGTGATGAATACTTGTTTAAGTCCAGAAGAACGTCATGCTAATAAGGAAAAGTATCTTAAACATTACTTTGACTGTCTTACAAAACATTGCAAAGAAGATGATCATCCAGTGCCCTTTGATTTAGAGCAG ctaacaACCACCTACAACTTGGCATATCCTCGAGTCTCAGCCTACCTGCTCCCTGCTCTGACAGCAGTTCTAGaa aaagttgtCTCAATGCCAAACATTCCTGCAAAACCAATGGTTATTGGTTCATTTATTTCGAAGGTCAAAGGAATTTATTCGGATATTATCGCAACCCATGAAAGTCGTCCGGAAATCTAA
- the F49C12.7 gene encoding CHK kinase-like domain-containing protein (Confirmed by transcript evidence), protein MLKTAELADGLLGTTLQWEDVQKIAEESAGHNLKIGEKKTIKPLAEGVGLQSLLGIAEIDWEVEGDDKAPYPNKFALKIGSPVALLQALEAQAAKLPPDVAANISDEFISFLPPCHNSENYFYKYIQSLPKLDILPDFYFGNQIELEKDGNYSKGCIAIELVEDIKTLSPLENFSDDQMLQVLDALAKLQVQFINLSEDKRREAPHQGLSGLYSPFKDWFLQLNNGLMALFPDPEMQKLTETFATTLPEIITADELDLVPCKLGMKKVFVHGDLWSANIMWNQEGHLKKLIDFQMIHFGLAATDLARVMNTCLSPEERHANKEKYLKHYFDCLTKHCKEDDHPVPFDLEQLTTTYNLAYPRVSAYLLPALTAVLEKVVSMPNIPAKPMVIGSFISKVKGIYSDIIATHESRPEI, encoded by the exons ATGCTTAAAACCGCAGAGCTGGCAGATGGACTCCTAGGAACCACTCTTCAATGGGAAGATGTACAGAAAATTGCAGAAGAGAGTGCGGGACATAACCTGAAAATAGGAGAGAAGAAGACAATCAAACCTTTGGCAGAGGGagtt GGGCTTCAATCTCTGTTAGGTATCGCTGAAATTGATTGGGAAGTCGAAGGAGATGACAAGGCTCCATATCCAAACAAATTTGCGTTGAAGATTGGATCACCTGTGGCATTGCTTC aagCTCTAGAAGCACAAGCTGCAAAGTTACCCCCAGATGTGGCAGCAAACATTTCGGATGAGTTTATAAGTTTTTTACCTCCg TGCcataattctgaaaactacTTCTACAAATACATTCAAAGTCTTCCAAAACTTGACATTCTTCCTGATTTCTACTTTGGAAATCAGATCGAATTAGAAAAAGATGGGAATTATTCGAAAGGATGTATTGCAATCGAACTTGTTGAAGATATCAAAACTCTTTCTccattggaaaatttcagtgatgATCAGATGCTTCAGGTTCTAGATGCCCTCGCCAAACTTCAAgttcaatttataaatttatccGAAGATAAGAGAAGAGAGGCCCCACATCAAGGATTATCAGGACTTTATTCTCCGTTTAAAGATTGGTTCCTCCAGTTGAATAACGGGCTAATGGCTCTCTTCCCCGACccagaaatgcaaaaattgactgaaaccTTTGCAACAACTCTTCCTGAAATAATAACAGCTGATGAATTGGATTTAGTTCCATGCAAACTTGGAATGAAGAAGGTATTTGTGCATGGTGATTTATGGTCAGCAAATATTATGTGGAATCAAGAAGGACATTTGAAGAAGTTGATCGATTTTCAG ATGATTCATTTTGGTTTGGCTGCAACTGATTTGGCACGTGTGATGAATACTTGTTTAAGTCCAGAAGAACGTCATGCTAATAAGGAAAAGTATCTTAAACATTACTTTGACTGTCTTACAAAACATTGCAAAGAAGATGATCATCCAGTGCCCTTTGATTTAGAGCAG ctaacaACCACCTACAACTTGGCATATCCTCGAGTCTCAGCCTACCTGCTCCCTGCTCTGACAGCAGTTCTAGaa aaagttgtCTCAATGCCAAACATTCCTGCAAAACCAATGGTTATTGGTTCATTTATTTCGAAGGTCAAAGGAATTTATTCGGATATTATCGCAACCCATGAAAGTCGTCCGGAAATCTAA